The Anastrepha ludens isolate Willacy chromosome X, idAnaLude1.1, whole genome shotgun sequence genome includes a window with the following:
- the LOC128870331 gene encoding jerky protein homolog-like: MANKKACVTTAIFTEWLNRYFVPQVKKYLLDKGLEFKVILLIDNAPGHPHKEQANVEIVFLPPNTNSILQPLDQGIICNFKKHYVKLTFQHILDKIENEEIAVTDAWEKCSILDCIDHAGMAVKAIKPRTLNTCWKTVWPECDQRGSLSEEISVSEIISLGHEIGGEGFQTLCNEDIDEPLLDPALNDEALMEIIAGDSGKNIESEDEITPFTSHVNRKGI; encoded by the coding sequence ATGGCCAACAAAAAAGCGTGCGTTACTACTGCAATTTTCACAGAATGGCTTAATCGATATTTTGTGCcgcaagttaaaaaatatttgctggatAAAGGTCTCGAGTTCAAAGTGATTTTGCTTATCGATAACGCGCCAGGTCATCCGCATAAAGAACAAGCCAATGTCGAGATAGTGTTTCTCCCACCAAATACAAACAGCATTTTGCAACCATTGGACCAGGGCATTATCtgcaattttaaaaaacattatgtAAAGTTGACCTTTCAGCATATTTTGGACAAGATAGAGAATGAAGAAATAGCAGTTACAGATGCCTGGGAAAAATGTTCGATTTTGGACTGCATAGATCATGCTGGCATGGCAGTTAAAGCTATAAAACCACGGACTTTAAATACTTGCTGGAAAACGGTTTGGCCAGAATGCGATCAAAGGGGAAGTCTATCAGAAGAAATATCAGTATCAGAAATTATATCTTTAGGTCATGAAATTGGTGGAGAGGGGTTTCAAACATTATGCAACGAAGATATTGATGAGCCACTTTTGGACCCAGCGCTAAATGATGAAGCCTTAATGGAAATCATTGCTGGTGATTCTGGAAAAAACATCGAATCGGAAGATGAAATAACACCATTTACGTCACATGTGAATCGAAAAGGAATTTAG